The following are encoded together in the Glycine max cultivar Williams 82 chromosome 8, Glycine_max_v4.0, whole genome shotgun sequence genome:
- the LOC100818293 gene encoding probable polyamine transporter At3g13620, translating into MAEIGILSKLFGVRSKWFHTPWLGILVSTIITIGVSYMDFTNIISSANFLYSLGMLLEFASFLWLRWKSPSIKRPYRVPLKLPLLVVMCLVPSGFLVLIMVIATKTVYLVSGVMSVAGIGFFLFIKLCKRKKWVGFEQEKDDGFERDNVSSLCISVVVLD; encoded by the coding sequence ATGGCGGAGATCGGGATATTATCGAAGCTTTTCGGTGTTCGGTCTAAGTGGTTCCACACGCCGTGGTTGGGGATTTTGGTTTCTACCATAATAACGATCGGTGTGTCGTACATGGACTTCACCAACATCATTTCCTCGGCGAATTTCTTGTACAGTTTGGGAATGTTGTTGGAGTTCGCCTCGTTTCTTTGGTTGAGATGGAAATCTCCTTCCATTAAGAGGCCTTACCGTGTTCCATTGAAGCTTCCACTTTTGGTGGTGATGTGTTTGGTGCCCTCTGGGTTTCTGGTTTTGATTATGGTTATTGCTACGAAAACTGTATATTTGGTGAGTGGGGTGATGAGCGTGGCTGGGATTGGGTTTTTCTTGTTCATAAAACTCTGCAAGAGGAAGAAGTGGGTAGGGTTTGAACAAGAGAAAGATGATGGCTTTGAAAGGGATAATGTGTCTTCGCTGTGTATAAGTGTAGTAGTCTTAGATTGA
- the LOC121175237 gene encoding secreted RxLR effector protein 161-like, with product MEKCLASPVPIQKGDKFSLAQCPKNDLERKQMEAIPYASVVGSIMYAQTCTRPDISFATGMLGRYQSNPGMEHWKAAKKVLRYLQGTKDRMLTYKRSDHLEVIGYSDSDFAGCVDTRKSTLGFVFLLAGGAISWKSAKQSVVAASTMEAEFVAYIGSSKLSVIYGKLFGV from the exons ATGGAAAAGTGCTTAGCATCTCCCGTTCCAATTcagaaaggagacaaatttagtctcgcaCAATGTCCTAAAAATGATCTGGAACGGAAGCAAATGGAAGCAATTCcgtatgcatcagttgttggGAGTATTATGTATGCTCAGACCTGCACTCGACCAGATATAAGCTTTGCAACCGGAATGttgggaagatatcaaagtaatccaggAATGGAACATtggaaagctgcaaagaaagttCTGAGATACTTACAGGGAACAAAAGACCGCATGCTTACATATAAGAGGTCTGATCACCTAGAGGTGATTGGATAttcagactcagactttgctggatGTGTGGATACAAGAAAATCCACTCTTGGCTTTGTATTTCTCTTAGCCGGAGGAGCAATATCATGGAAGAGTGCAAAACAATCAGTTGTTGCTGCATCCACCATGGAAGCtgaatttgtagcat ATATTGGAAGTTCTAAGTTGAGTGTCATATATGGAAAGCTGTTTGGTGTGTAG